The genomic window TCAAGCACAATAACTGATGGGGCGGCGGCCGTCATACTGGCGAGTGAGGATGTGGCCAGGAAGATAACGGACACGCCCGTTTGGATCAGGTCCATTGGCGTGGCCACGGGCACAGCAAACCTAAGCAAGAGGAGTGACTTCATAGGGCTTGAGGCGGCCCAGAGAGCTGCTGAGGAGGCCTTTAGGAGATTGGGCATTGAGCATAGGGAGACCTGGAGGTACTTCGACGTTGCCGACGTGCATGACTGCTTCACAATAGCCGAGGTAATGGCCTACGAGGACCTGGGATTTGCGGAGAGGGGCATGGGCATTCAGTTAATTAGGAATGAGCAGACGTACAAGGGAGGCCTAATACCCGTTAACCTAGACGGTGGGCTAAAGGCCAAGGGACACCCCATAGGCGCCACTGGGATTGGTATGGCCGTGGAGATGACCAAGCAGTTGAGGCAGTCAGTGGAGCCCAGGGATAGGCAGGCGGACATATACGTGGGCTGGGCCCTAAGCCACAACGTGGGTGGTACAGGGCACTACGCATACGTAACCACGTACTCACTGGATAAGGACTCACAACCAAGGACCAAGCCCAAGAGGTGAGGGGCATGTCCCTCGAGCCTAGGTATGAGGATCAGTGGAGGCAAATGATAAGGCAGTTGGAGAGTGTTGTTAAGTCCACGGGACTGCCCGTGGCGCCTGACGAGAAGGGTCAGTACAGCCTTTGGTATGACGTTAGGGAGCTCAGGCTCAGGTACTCAGTGAGTGTGGAGAGGATTAAGAGGTTCTTTGAGGGGTTGAGGGAGGGCAGGGTATACGCAACCAGGTGCAGGAGGTGCGGTAGGTACTACTTCCCACCCCAGGCGGACTGCCCATACTGCAGGGTCAGCGATATGGAGTGGGTCGAGGTAAGTGGTGAGGGTGAGTTGCTCACGTACACGGTAATAAACACAAAACCACTCACATTTTCCCACTACCCAGACTACATAGTGGCCATTGCCAGGATGAGGGAGGGATTTAACGTACTAGCCTGGCTCAGGGCTGACCCGGGGAAGGTTAGGATTGGAATGAAGGTTAAGCTGCAGGTGGTTAGGAGGGAGCCCGAGGGTTACCTAACGTATGAGTTCATACCCATGGAGTGATGGCCATGTACAAGCACCTACTCATTGAGGAGAGGGGACCGATAACCATATTCACACTCAACAGGCCCGATAGACTCAATGCATTGAATGATGAATTAAGGAGTGAATTACTGGACGCGCTTAGGAGGTTTAATGGGGACCCAACCAAGAGGGTCGGTATAATAACCGGCAGTGGCAGGGCATTCTCCTCCGGCGCCGACATCTCAACAAAGCCCACTGGCGAGGTGGACCTGGGCTTGGAATTGAGGGAATCCTTCCATAAAATACTAAGGGAGATAATACTAAGCAACAAGTTATTCATAGCCGCGGTCAACGGCGTAGCAGCGGGTGCTGGCATAAGCATAGCCCTAGCCTGCGACTTCACGTTTGCCAAGAAGGGGGCCAGGTTTGTGATGGCCTTCCAAAACATAGCCATTGTGCCAGACACGGGCTTAATCCTAATAATGCTCAGGAAGGCAGGGGCTAGGGCACTGAAGTACCTAATAATGGGTGGGGAATTCACAGCAGAGGATGCCGAGGCCATGGGGCTCCTGGTAACCGTCGAAAACCCACTCGATGAGGCATTGAAACTAGCCAATGAGTTGGTTCAGGGACCGTTCATGGCATACTCCTACGCCAAGAGGTTGGTCAACGAGGTACTATACGGGGACCTTGATCA from Vulcanisaeta thermophila includes these protein-coding regions:
- a CDS encoding Zn-ribbon domain-containing OB-fold protein, coding for MSLEPRYEDQWRQMIRQLESVVKSTGLPVAPDEKGQYSLWYDVRELRLRYSVSVERIKRFFEGLREGRVYATRCRRCGRYYFPPQADCPYCRVSDMEWVEVSGEGELLTYTVINTKPLTFSHYPDYIVAIARMREGFNVLAWLRADPGKVRIGMKVKLQVVRREPEGYLTYEFIPME
- a CDS encoding thiolase C-terminal domain-containing protein, translated to SSTITDGAAAVILASEDVARKITDTPVWIRSIGVATGTANLSKRSDFIGLEAAQRAAEEAFRRLGIEHRETWRYFDVADVHDCFTIAEVMAYEDLGFAERGMGIQLIRNEQTYKGGLIPVNLDGGLKAKGHPIGATGIGMAVEMTKQLRQSVEPRDRQADIYVGWALSHNVGGTGHYAYVTTYSLDKDSQPRTKPKR
- a CDS encoding enoyl-CoA hydratase-related protein, whose product is MAMYKHLLIEERGPITIFTLNRPDRLNALNDELRSELLDALRRFNGDPTKRVGIITGSGRAFSSGADISTKPTGEVDLGLELRESFHKILREIILSNKLFIAAVNGVAAGAGISIALACDFTFAKKGARFVMAFQNIAIVPDTGLILIMLRKAGARALKYLIMGGEFTAEDAEAMGLLVTVENPLDEALKLANELVQGPFMAYSYAKRLVNEVLYGDLDQFLNMEAELQSQLGRTRDFVEGVTAFLEKRRPRFMGV